A single region of the Halichondria panicea chromosome 10, odHalPani1.1, whole genome shotgun sequence genome encodes:
- the LOC135342204 gene encoding polyprenol reductase-like, with amino-acid sequence MADQLMQYVGISWLLWIGSGLLVHALVYWRQYLPSFTRDVYEYGKLRSESDWSWISPSVPKRWFTHFYVWGVVWNYSVFLYYTSHCLLHTRLPLLGPAIETVIGNFVSSKCNYFSQAHLEVWLVLLLVCLQVSRRLFECLFVSVFSDSKMAPVHYILGVYFYTALGPTALLHLNSDSPLSTATTLAGRIKDSLHWYHIVATLLFLWAYTHQYRCHVILAQLRAAKNKPQYGLPTGDWFQYVSSPHFFAEMVMYFALSLCQAVTNLMAPMWLVFLCTTCVLTVTAKQTHVWYRDKFEDYPNSRKIIIPFVY; translated from the exons ATGGCTGATCAGCTAATGCAGTATGTGGGCATCTCCTGGCTACTGTGGATTGGTTCTGGACTGCTAGTTCATGCTCTTGTCTATTGGAGACAATATCTGCCAAGTTTCACCAGAGATGTGTACGAGTATGGTAAGCTGAGGAGTGAGAGTGACTGGAGCTGGATCAGCCCTAGTGTGCCCAAGAG GTGGTTCACCCACTTCtacgtgtggggggtggtgtggaACTACTCTGTATTCCTCTACTATACCAGCCACTGTCTACTGCACACACGACTACCGCTATTGGGCCCTGCAATCGAGACCGTCATTGGGAACTTTGTGTCATCCAAATGCAACTATTTCTCTCAAGCTCATTTGGAAGTGTGGCTGGTTTTACTACTCGTTTGCTTGCAAGTGTCTCGTAGATTGTTtgagtgtttgtttgtgagtgTGTTCTCTGATAGCAAGATGGCACCAGTTCATTACATACTCGGAGTCTACTTCTACACCGCTTTGGGACCAACAGCACTGCTGCATTTGAATTCAG ACTCACCTTTGTCTACTGCCACTACCCTTGCTGGCCGGATTAAAGACAGTCTTCACTGGTACCACATTGTAGCCACTCTGCTGTTCCTCTGGGCCTACACACATCAGTACCGATGTCACGTCATCCTTGCACAACTCAGAGCAGCCAAGAACAAGCCACAGTACGGACTACCCACTGGAGATTGGTTCCAATACGTCTCCAGTCCTCATTTCTTTGCCGAGATGGTGATGTACTTTGCCCTATCGCTGTGTCAAGCTGTCACTAACCTAATGGCTCCGATGTGGCTAGTGTTCCTGTGCACTACCTGTGTACTCACTGTCACTGCCAAGCAGACTCACGTGTGGTATAGAGACAAGTTCGAGGACTATCCAAACAGcagaaaaattattataccattTGTTTATTAG
- the LOC135342165 gene encoding uncharacterized protein LOC135342165 isoform X2: MVSLVRRAALQQRLSGDITDQDRRQLQRELEEVEGKIKECVSGIQACEGNIHSNEKLIAKIRVRAEERQRKEESAKQLFDEAMKHGHVLVNIVNMLVFGPAGTGKTNLKHLLTDKPPPLQRDSTPCMEKPVRIRPVSNTKFKSTGRGWEEMSQPKLRKLLAEIISKLPKESADPSTAPRVAKSLKKMTTTELIPGSDEQISDSISNPLRNDSDTLSGSARMLKKAVDEVIASVVSGVAEELKPAKQGTDQLSSSDQQEGELFDSNWVYVTDCGGQPQFHDISPLFIKHISVALVVLRLIDELSSFPSDEYYKDGQLVGSPHASHMTLGETLQSLIRSIESHTSQDKKPSMIFVGTFLDQLEESSDILIKRNQEILDMLPPDIKKLLVYNDPGLNNLIFGLSAISRDDDSLATANRIRIAVEDSIPLQVKMPIWWSFLDSLLQSLSANLKRGVLSIEECLQLATRFGYLLKDLEAALVFFDNVCIVHYYPSILPNTVFVDAQIPLDKITELSQHAIFLRNAEVKSRSTLSTGMTKAEWKRFRDEGIITLGFLRFFKKHYVEGIFSPEDMLLIMKDLLVIAPTPLVESTTHQAEFFMPSLLKSIKPAELDKVRSSSVPLAIHFPSGCIRSGVFCCTVVDVMRRHGWKAVLPSGDPILFAKNCIQFRYPNRPCVISLVDSFFCMEVYVKAPPPLRKVLCPIVCSQLMESIKAACVVLNYNNDTPKPAIFCPCKKSIGSGNKLHLADVSVDGYWMCSLHADEWEELSDEHRIWLDNSKGSGNSVMEDVFLKTEVHVHVNDQRNTSNPAMEHVVNKTSDQHTIMEDVCKKTGVRDQQLDQEIPESDIILIAEKFPHLLSVHKVLTIDDLQHVYEKLHTAHASASPHWFNLGLALGLSHFILTNIDTGKYRGDNVSCLREMLVKLLSTQNVTWSLLSDALKKPTVDLINLADSITVNQSTNPNLLNRLNLTPADRDGVTDITSCYGNQAGVAHALRAWRKMNPSRATFRALVEVAIGLRRGDTATDICRFIVENTSGTDRN, translated from the exons ATGGTTTCACTCGTG AGAAGAGCTGCCCTCCAACAGAGACTGTCTGGAGACATCACAGACCAGGACCGGAGACAACTGCAGCGagagctggaggaggtggaggggaAGATCAAGGAGTGTGTCTCAGGGATACAAGCGTGTGAGGGGAATATACATAGCAATGAGAAGTTGATTGCTAAGATACGAGTAAGAGCAGAGGAGAGGCAGAGAAAGGAAG AATCAGCGAAGCAGTTGTTTGATGAGGCGATGAAGCATGGACACGTCTTGGTCAACATTGTCAATATGCTCGTGTTTGGACCGGCGGGAACAGGGAAGACCAACCTCAAGCACCTGCTAACTGACAAGCCCCCTCCACTACAGCGTGACAGCACTCCTTGTATGGAAAAGCCAGTACGCATTCGACCTGTGTCCAACACGAAATTCAAGTCAACTGGAAGAGGCTGGGAAGAGATGTCTCAGCCAAAGCTGCGCAAGCTACTTGCTGAAATCATCTCTAAGTTACCAAAAGAAAGCGCCGATCCATCCACTGCACCAAGGGTTGCCAAGAGTTTGAAGAAGATGACCACAACCGAGCTAATTCCTGGTTCCGATGAGCAAATTTCTGATTCCATTTCGAACCCATTGAGGAACGATTCCGATACACTTTCTGGATCTGCAAGAATGTTGAAGAAAGCCGTTGATGAAGTGATAGCGAGtgtagtgagtggtgtggCAGAAGAGCTGAAGCCAGCCAAACAGGGAACTGACCAACTGTCGAGCAGTGACCAGCAAGAAGGAGAACTGTTTGATTCCAACTGGGTGTATGTTACCGACTGTGGCGGCCAGCCGCAATTCCACGACATCAGCCCTCTCTTCATCAAGCACATTTCGGTGGCATTGGTAGTCCTGCGTTTGATTGACGAACTCTCCAGTTTCCCTTCTGACGAGTACTACAAGGATGGGCAGCTTGTTGGTAGTCCTCATGCATCTCACATGACCCTCGGGGAGACACTTCAGAGTCTCATTCGATCGATTGAGTCCCATACCTCACAAGACAAGAAGCCAAGTATGATCTTTGTGGGCACATTCTTGGATCAACTGGAGGAGAGCTCGGATATACTTATCAAGAGGAATCAAGAGATTCTCGACATGCTGCCACCCGATATCAAGAAGCTATTAGTGTACAACGATCCTGGATTGAACAATCTTATTTTTGGTCTCAGCGCGATCAGCCGAGATGACGATTCACTGGCCACTGCCAATAGGATTAGAATTGCTGTTGAGGACTCTATTCCGCTACAAGTCAAAATGCCCATCTGGTGGTCCTTCTTGGATTCACTTCTCCAGAGTTTATCTGCCAATCTCAAGCGAGGTGTACTAAGCATTGAAGAATGTCTCCAATTAGCCACTCGATTTGGTTATTTGCTCAAAGATCTTGAAGCTGCTCTGGTCTTCTTTGACAACGTGTGTATAGTGCACTACTATCCCTCCATTCTCCccaacacagtgtttgtggatgCCCAGATTCCACTAGACAAGATCACCGAGCTCTCACAGCACGCCATCTTCCTGAGGAATGCTGAAGTCAAGTCACGCTCTACTCTAAGCACAGGAATGACCAAGGCCGAATGGAAGAGATTTCGAGACGAGGGCATAATCACTTTAGGGTTCCTTCGATTCTTTAAAAAGCATTACGTTGAAGGCATCTTTTCTCCAGAAGATATGCTGTTGATCATGAAAGATCTTCTTGTGATTGCTCCCACTCCTCTAGTGGAGTCCACTACCCACCAAGCCGAGTTCTTCATGCCATCTCTACTCAAATCCATCAAACCTGCTGAGCTAGATAAAGTCCGTTCCTCATCTGTCCCCCTCGCTATTCACTTCCCTAGTGGGTGTATTCGCTCTGGTGTCTTCTGTTGTACGgttgtggatgtaatgcggaGGCATGGTTGGAAAGCTGTACTCCCCTCAGGTGATCCAATTCTTTTCGCTAAGAATTGTATTCAATTTCGATATCCGAATCGTCCTTGTGTCATCTCATTGGTTGATTCCTTCTTCTGTATGGAAGTGTATGTCAAAGCCCCCCCTCCATTACGCAAAGTGTTGTGTCCCATAGTTTGTTCTCAACTAATGGAATCCATCAAAGCTGCTTGTGTTGTTTTGAATTACAACAATGATACACCCAAACCAGCGATCTTTTGCCCTTGCAAGAAGAGCATAGGAAGTGGAAACAAGTTGCACCTTGCCGATGTGAGTGTGGATGGCTATTGGATGTGTTCCCTTCATGCAGATGAGTGGGAAGAGCTCAGTGACGAACATAGAATCTGGTTGGACAATAGCAAAGGTTCag GTAATTctgtaatggaagatgtgttcttgaagactgaagtacatgtgcatgttaaTGATCAGCGAAATACTTCTA ACCCTGCAATGGAACATGTGGTCAATAAAACGAGTGATCAACATACCA taatggaagatgtgtgtaagaagactggagtgagggaccaacaactagatcaagaaatccctgagagtgacatcattctaatTGCAGAGAAATTTCCACACCTGCTGAGCGTGCACAAG GTTTTGACAATTGACGATCTACAACATGTTTACGAGAAACtacacactgcacatgcaAGTGCCAGCCCTCACTGGTTCAATCTGGGATTGGCTCTAGGTCTCAGTCATTTCATTCTCACCAATATCGATACCGGAAAGTATCGTGGCGATAATGTGTCGTGCTTGCGTGAAATGTTGGTTAAGCTCCTGAGTACGCAAAATGTAACATGGAGTCTCCTGTCAGACGCTCTCAAAAAACCCACAGTGGATCTCATTAATTTGGCTGACAGCATCACAG TCAATCAATCCACAAATCCTAACCTGCTCAATCGACTCAACCTCACCCCAGCCGACCGTGATGGTGTAACTGATATCACAAGTTGTTATGGCAATCAAGCTGGAGTGGCTCATGCATTGAGAGCGTGGCGAAAAATGAATCCTTCCAGAGCTACCTTCAGGGCCTTGGTGGAAGTTGCCATAGGACTGAGAAGAGGAGACACTGCTACAGACATTTGTAGATTCATTGTAGAGAATACGAGTGGAACTGACCGAAACTGA
- the LOC135342165 gene encoding uncharacterized protein LOC135342165 isoform X1, which translates to MVSLVRRAALQQRLSGDITDQDRRQLQRELEEVEGKIKECVSGIQACEGNIHSNEKLIAKIRVRAEERQRKEESAKQLFDEAMKHGHVLVNIVNMLVFGPAGTGKTNLKHLLTDKPPPLQRDSTPCMEKPVRIRPVSNTKFKSTGRGWEEMSQPKLRKLLAEIISKLPKESADPSTAPRVAKSLKKMTTTELIPGSDEQISDSISNPLRNDSDTLSGSARMLKKAVDEVIASVVSGVAEELKPAKQGTDQLSSSDQQEGELFDSNWVYVTDCGGQPQFHDISPLFIKHISVALVVLRLIDELSSFPSDEYYKDGQLVGSPHASHMTLGETLQSLIRSIESHTSQDKKPSMIFVGTFLDQLEESSDILIKRNQEILDMLPPDIKKLLVYNDPGLNNLIFGLSAISRDDDSLATANRIRIAVEDSIPLQVKMPIWWSFLDSLLQSLSANLKRGVLSIEECLQLATRFGYLLKDLEAALVFFDNVCIVHYYPSILPNTVFVDAQIPLDKITELSQHAIFLRNAEVKSRSTLSTGMTKAEWKRFRDEGIITLGFLRFFKKHYVEGIFSPEDMLLIMKDLLVIAPTPLVESTTHQAEFFMPSLLKSIKPAELDKVRSSSVPLAIHFPSGCIRSGVFCCTVVDVMRRHGWKAVLPSGDPILFAKNCIQFRYPNRPCVISLVDSFFCMEVYVKAPPPLRKVLCPIVCSQLMESIKAACVVLNYNNDTPKPAIFCPCKKSIGSGNKLHLADVSVDGYWMCSLHADEWEELSDEHRIWLDNSKGSGNSVMEDVFLKTEVHVHVNDQRNTSNPAMEHVVNKTSDQHTNELSSVIVMEDVCKKTGVRDQQLDQEIPESDIILIAEKFPHLLSVHKVLTIDDLQHVYEKLHTAHASASPHWFNLGLALGLSHFILTNIDTGKYRGDNVSCLREMLVKLLSTQNVTWSLLSDALKKPTVDLINLADSITVNQSTNPNLLNRLNLTPADRDGVTDITSCYGNQAGVAHALRAWRKMNPSRATFRALVEVAIGLRRGDTATDICRFIVENTSGTDRN; encoded by the exons ATGGTTTCACTCGTG AGAAGAGCTGCCCTCCAACAGAGACTGTCTGGAGACATCACAGACCAGGACCGGAGACAACTGCAGCGagagctggaggaggtggaggggaAGATCAAGGAGTGTGTCTCAGGGATACAAGCGTGTGAGGGGAATATACATAGCAATGAGAAGTTGATTGCTAAGATACGAGTAAGAGCAGAGGAGAGGCAGAGAAAGGAAG AATCAGCGAAGCAGTTGTTTGATGAGGCGATGAAGCATGGACACGTCTTGGTCAACATTGTCAATATGCTCGTGTTTGGACCGGCGGGAACAGGGAAGACCAACCTCAAGCACCTGCTAACTGACAAGCCCCCTCCACTACAGCGTGACAGCACTCCTTGTATGGAAAAGCCAGTACGCATTCGACCTGTGTCCAACACGAAATTCAAGTCAACTGGAAGAGGCTGGGAAGAGATGTCTCAGCCAAAGCTGCGCAAGCTACTTGCTGAAATCATCTCTAAGTTACCAAAAGAAAGCGCCGATCCATCCACTGCACCAAGGGTTGCCAAGAGTTTGAAGAAGATGACCACAACCGAGCTAATTCCTGGTTCCGATGAGCAAATTTCTGATTCCATTTCGAACCCATTGAGGAACGATTCCGATACACTTTCTGGATCTGCAAGAATGTTGAAGAAAGCCGTTGATGAAGTGATAGCGAGtgtagtgagtggtgtggCAGAAGAGCTGAAGCCAGCCAAACAGGGAACTGACCAACTGTCGAGCAGTGACCAGCAAGAAGGAGAACTGTTTGATTCCAACTGGGTGTATGTTACCGACTGTGGCGGCCAGCCGCAATTCCACGACATCAGCCCTCTCTTCATCAAGCACATTTCGGTGGCATTGGTAGTCCTGCGTTTGATTGACGAACTCTCCAGTTTCCCTTCTGACGAGTACTACAAGGATGGGCAGCTTGTTGGTAGTCCTCATGCATCTCACATGACCCTCGGGGAGACACTTCAGAGTCTCATTCGATCGATTGAGTCCCATACCTCACAAGACAAGAAGCCAAGTATGATCTTTGTGGGCACATTCTTGGATCAACTGGAGGAGAGCTCGGATATACTTATCAAGAGGAATCAAGAGATTCTCGACATGCTGCCACCCGATATCAAGAAGCTATTAGTGTACAACGATCCTGGATTGAACAATCTTATTTTTGGTCTCAGCGCGATCAGCCGAGATGACGATTCACTGGCCACTGCCAATAGGATTAGAATTGCTGTTGAGGACTCTATTCCGCTACAAGTCAAAATGCCCATCTGGTGGTCCTTCTTGGATTCACTTCTCCAGAGTTTATCTGCCAATCTCAAGCGAGGTGTACTAAGCATTGAAGAATGTCTCCAATTAGCCACTCGATTTGGTTATTTGCTCAAAGATCTTGAAGCTGCTCTGGTCTTCTTTGACAACGTGTGTATAGTGCACTACTATCCCTCCATTCTCCccaacacagtgtttgtggatgCCCAGATTCCACTAGACAAGATCACCGAGCTCTCACAGCACGCCATCTTCCTGAGGAATGCTGAAGTCAAGTCACGCTCTACTCTAAGCACAGGAATGACCAAGGCCGAATGGAAGAGATTTCGAGACGAGGGCATAATCACTTTAGGGTTCCTTCGATTCTTTAAAAAGCATTACGTTGAAGGCATCTTTTCTCCAGAAGATATGCTGTTGATCATGAAAGATCTTCTTGTGATTGCTCCCACTCCTCTAGTGGAGTCCACTACCCACCAAGCCGAGTTCTTCATGCCATCTCTACTCAAATCCATCAAACCTGCTGAGCTAGATAAAGTCCGTTCCTCATCTGTCCCCCTCGCTATTCACTTCCCTAGTGGGTGTATTCGCTCTGGTGTCTTCTGTTGTACGgttgtggatgtaatgcggaGGCATGGTTGGAAAGCTGTACTCCCCTCAGGTGATCCAATTCTTTTCGCTAAGAATTGTATTCAATTTCGATATCCGAATCGTCCTTGTGTCATCTCATTGGTTGATTCCTTCTTCTGTATGGAAGTGTATGTCAAAGCCCCCCCTCCATTACGCAAAGTGTTGTGTCCCATAGTTTGTTCTCAACTAATGGAATCCATCAAAGCTGCTTGTGTTGTTTTGAATTACAACAATGATACACCCAAACCAGCGATCTTTTGCCCTTGCAAGAAGAGCATAGGAAGTGGAAACAAGTTGCACCTTGCCGATGTGAGTGTGGATGGCTATTGGATGTGTTCCCTTCATGCAGATGAGTGGGAAGAGCTCAGTGACGAACATAGAATCTGGTTGGACAATAGCAAAGGTTCag GTAATTctgtaatggaagatgtgttcttgaagactgaagtacatgtgcatgttaaTGATCAGCGAAATACTTCTA ACCCTGCAATGGAACATGTGGTCAATAAAACGAGTGATCAACATACCA ATGAATTGTCCTCTGTTAtagtaatggaagatgtgtgtaagaagactggagtgagggaccaacaactagatcaagaaatccctgagagtgacatcattctaatTGCAGAGAAATTTCCACACCTGCTGAGCGTGCACAAG GTTTTGACAATTGACGATCTACAACATGTTTACGAGAAACtacacactgcacatgcaAGTGCCAGCCCTCACTGGTTCAATCTGGGATTGGCTCTAGGTCTCAGTCATTTCATTCTCACCAATATCGATACCGGAAAGTATCGTGGCGATAATGTGTCGTGCTTGCGTGAAATGTTGGTTAAGCTCCTGAGTACGCAAAATGTAACATGGAGTCTCCTGTCAGACGCTCTCAAAAAACCCACAGTGGATCTCATTAATTTGGCTGACAGCATCACAG TCAATCAATCCACAAATCCTAACCTGCTCAATCGACTCAACCTCACCCCAGCCGACCGTGATGGTGTAACTGATATCACAAGTTGTTATGGCAATCAAGCTGGAGTGGCTCATGCATTGAGAGCGTGGCGAAAAATGAATCCTTCCAGAGCTACCTTCAGGGCCTTGGTGGAAGTTGCCATAGGACTGAGAAGAGGAGACACTGCTACAGACATTTGTAGATTCATTGTAGAGAATACGAGTGGAACTGACCGAAACTGA